A single genomic interval of Helianthus annuus cultivar XRQ/B chromosome 13, HanXRQr2.0-SUNRISE, whole genome shotgun sequence harbors:
- the LOC110902825 gene encoding uncharacterized protein LOC110902825, with product MDVSEDLLLDDENQDMEDDIVDVEHDVPVIVADPVLEPDFVDVPHIPAIVHQANQYELTWCPSFRFRFPKAFAANVDMSVLDEMVVQTEDGFSMTLEIRQETARWKMLQAGLENGAQFLLRYYRDQNMLEFLIRTPR from the exons TTTGTTATTAGACGACGAAAATCAAGACATGGAAGATGACATTGTAGACGTTGAACATGATGTGCCAGTCATTGTAGCGGATCCTGTGTTGGAACCAGACTTTGTTGACGTTCCACATATTCCGGCCATTGTTCATCAAGCCAACCAATACGAACTAACATGGTGTCCATCATTTCGTTTT CGGTTCCCAAAGGCATTTGCAGCAAATGTAGATATGTCTGTCCTTGATGAGATGGTAGTTCAAACTGAAGACGGGTTTTCAATGACACTAGAGATCCGGCAAGAAACGGCACGTTGGAAAATGTTGCAGGCTGGGTTGGAAAATGGAGCTCAGTTTTTGCTGCGATATTATAGGGATCAAAACATGTTGGAATTCTTAATCCGAACCCCTAGGTGA